Proteins encoded together in one Acidimicrobiales bacterium window:
- a CDS encoding NAD(P)/FAD-dependent oxidoreductase, whose amino-acid sequence MSAPPVDATTGPTLHPLGRPADLDAAARALEAADDALIDAAVEQATFGALLPALAQVTGDLTLAPGHLRPNPDDFMDPQGGLTPEQLDECRALAAAALRDLRDGRRRRVSEPPVDDEPLRPLAAHIVGDANVDAYLPLLLEELAPEGVDRRAPAWHKDDIAPDTPFHVAVVGAGMSGLLAAHRLAQAGVDVTVFDKNDDVGGTWLENTYPGCRVDVPNDLYSYSFAHAVWPQRFSDQATLLEYFRRFADATGVRARMRFATEVVGAEWSDATQTWSVRVRPTGTGEEETVEANALVSAVGQLNRPLLPDLPGIDTFTGPWFHSARWRHDVDLTGKRVAVIGTGASAAQFIPEVAEQAGELTVFQRTPNWLAPTPEYHEEVTPEAQWLVEALPEYGDWHRLWQFWRMHEGLTAAAKVDPEWDQSATGSVSLLNEMVRLGLVEYLNEQFAERPDLLEAVVPTYPPIAKRIVRDNGVWARTLTRPNVRLVTDPIEAVTPTGVRAGGEDHAFDVIIYGTGFQASQFLTPMQLTGRPGPERPHGAGGEGLDLHEHWAGDARAYLGVTVPHFPNLFVLYGPNTNIVINGSIIFFSECEVRYLTACVHLLLAGGHHALDPKVEVHDAFNRRVDAANAEMAWGASSVNSWYKNATGRVAQNWPFPLLEYWQLTQAPDPDDYDLT is encoded by the coding sequence GTGAGCGCACCACCGGTCGACGCCACCACGGGGCCGACGCTGCACCCCCTCGGCCGGCCCGCCGACCTCGACGCCGCCGCCCGCGCCCTCGAGGCCGCCGACGACGCTCTGATCGACGCGGCCGTCGAGCAGGCGACCTTCGGTGCGCTCCTGCCGGCACTGGCCCAGGTGACCGGCGACCTCACGCTGGCGCCCGGCCACCTGCGCCCGAACCCCGACGACTTCATGGACCCCCAGGGCGGGCTCACCCCCGAGCAGCTCGACGAGTGCCGTGCCCTCGCCGCCGCGGCGCTCCGCGACCTGCGCGACGGGCGCCGTCGCCGGGTGTCCGAGCCGCCGGTCGACGACGAGCCCCTCCGTCCCCTGGCCGCCCACATCGTCGGCGACGCCAACGTCGACGCCTACCTCCCGCTCCTCCTGGAAGAGCTCGCCCCCGAGGGCGTCGATCGACGGGCGCCGGCGTGGCACAAGGACGACATCGCCCCCGACACCCCCTTCCATGTGGCGGTGGTCGGCGCCGGCATGTCCGGCCTCCTGGCCGCCCACCGCCTCGCGCAGGCCGGGGTCGACGTCACCGTGTTCGACAAAAACGACGACGTGGGCGGCACCTGGCTCGAGAACACGTACCCGGGATGCCGGGTCGACGTCCCCAACGACCTCTACAGCTACTCGTTCGCCCACGCCGTGTGGCCCCAGCGCTTCTCCGACCAGGCCACCCTGCTCGAGTACTTCCGGCGCTTCGCCGACGCCACCGGGGTGCGGGCCCGCATGCGCTTCGCCACCGAGGTGGTCGGCGCCGAGTGGTCGGACGCCACCCAGACCTGGTCGGTCCGGGTGCGCCCCACGGGCACCGGCGAGGAGGAGACCGTCGAGGCCAACGCCCTGGTCAGCGCCGTGGGCCAGCTCAACCGGCCCCTCCTCCCCGACCTCCCGGGCATCGACACCTTCACCGGCCCCTGGTTCCACTCGGCCCGGTGGCGCCACGACGTGGACCTCACCGGGAAGCGGGTGGCGGTCATCGGCACCGGCGCCAGCGCCGCCCAGTTCATCCCCGAGGTGGCCGAGCAGGCCGGCGAGCTGACCGTCTTCCAGCGCACCCCCAACTGGCTGGCCCCCACCCCCGAGTACCACGAGGAGGTCACGCCCGAGGCGCAGTGGCTGGTCGAGGCCCTCCCCGAGTACGGCGACTGGCACCGGCTGTGGCAGTTCTGGCGCATGCACGAGGGCCTGACCGCGGCGGCGAAGGTCGACCCCGAGTGGGACCAGTCGGCGACGGGGTCGGTGAGCCTGCTCAACGAGATGGTGCGCCTCGGCCTGGTGGAGTACCTGAACGAGCAGTTCGCCGAGCGCCCGGACCTGCTCGAGGCGGTGGTGCCGACCTATCCCCCCATCGCCAAGCGCATCGTGCGCGACAACGGCGTCTGGGCCCGCACCCTCACCCGCCCGAACGTGCGCCTCGTCACGGACCCCATCGAGGCCGTCACCCCCACCGGCGTGCGCGCCGGCGGTGAGGACCACGCCTTCGACGTGATCATCTACGGCACCGGCTTCCAGGCCTCGCAGTTCCTGACCCCGATGCAGCTCACCGGCCGCCCAGGGCCCGAGCGGCCCCACGGAGCGGGAGGCGAGGGCCTCGACCTGCACGAGCACTGGGCGGGCGACGCCCGGGCCTACCTCGGCGTCACCGTCCCCCACTTCCCCAACCTGTTCGTGCTCTACGGCCCGAACACCAACATCGTCATCAACGGCAGCATCATCTTCTTCAGCGAGTGCGAGGTGCGGTACCTCACCGCGTGCGTGCACCTGCTCCTCGCCGGCGGCCACCACGCGCTCGACCCCAAGGTGGAGGTGCACGACGCCTTCAACCGGCGCGTCGACGCCGCCAACGCCGAGATGGCGTGGGGCGCCTCCTCGGTGAACAGCTGGTACAAGAACGCCACCGGCCGGGTGGCGCAGAACTGGCCCTTCCCACTCCTCGAGTACTGGCAGCTCACCCAGGCGCCCGACCCCGACGACTACGACCTCACCTGA
- a CDS encoding DEAD/DEAH box helicase has product MSLTFRELGVPADLATLLDQRGITAPFPVQAATLPDALAGRDVCGKAPTGSGKTLAFGIPLVVRSTHGRPRRPHALVLAPTRELAAQIESELRPLAALRKQTVASFYGGVGFGKQLAALRNGVDIAVACPGRLADLVQRGDVRLDEVDLVVIDEADRMADMGFLPEVKRLLDQVRPDRQTLLFSATLDNDVDVLIRRYQQNPARHEAEAIDTGPDRTTHHFWHSSDHEKVDLTARLVRGHGPTIVFTRTKRRADRLTKQLANAGVTAAAIHGDRSQPQRERALQAFTKGKVEALVATDVAARGIHVTDVACVIHFDPPADEKDYVHRSGRTGRAGASGTVVSLIGGEHRKTASRMQRKLGLGTSGPVTPDLTDFPAVPTPEPGMAPKPFDPVGPSNQRRGNGPKRSHTGGPHKGGPRRPGGPRKATAGASAGGRSSNGPRKANGSATGGGNTQGGARRKGTPRNAPPRKAGSGGHRKGGAPRG; this is encoded by the coding sequence GTGTCCCTCACCTTCCGCGAGCTCGGCGTCCCCGCCGACCTCGCCACCCTCCTCGACCAGCGCGGCATCACCGCGCCCTTCCCCGTGCAGGCCGCCACCCTGCCCGACGCCCTCGCCGGCCGCGACGTCTGCGGCAAGGCCCCCACGGGCTCCGGCAAGACGCTCGCGTTCGGCATCCCCCTCGTCGTGCGCTCGACCCACGGCCGCCCGCGGCGCCCGCACGCCCTCGTGCTCGCCCCCACCCGTGAGCTCGCCGCCCAGATCGAGAGCGAGCTGCGCCCCCTCGCCGCCCTGCGCAAGCAGACCGTGGCCTCCTTCTACGGCGGCGTCGGCTTCGGCAAGCAGCTCGCCGCCCTTCGCAACGGCGTCGACATCGCCGTGGCCTGCCCCGGTCGCCTCGCCGACCTCGTCCAGCGCGGCGACGTCCGCCTCGACGAGGTCGACCTGGTCGTGATCGACGAGGCCGACCGCATGGCCGACATGGGCTTCCTGCCCGAGGTCAAGCGCCTGCTCGACCAGGTGCGCCCCGACCGCCAGACGCTGCTGTTCTCGGCCACCCTCGACAACGACGTCGACGTGCTCATCCGCCGGTACCAGCAGAACCCCGCCCGTCACGAGGCCGAGGCCATCGACACCGGCCCCGACCGCACGACCCACCACTTCTGGCACTCCTCGGACCACGAGAAGGTCGACCTCACCGCCCGCCTCGTGCGCGGCCACGGGCCCACCATCGTGTTCACCCGCACCAAGCGTCGGGCCGACCGCCTCACCAAGCAGCTCGCCAACGCCGGCGTCACCGCGGCCGCCATCCACGGTGACCGCAGCCAGCCCCAGCGCGAGCGTGCCCTCCAGGCCTTCACCAAGGGCAAGGTCGAGGCCCTCGTGGCCACCGACGTCGCCGCCCGCGGCATCCACGTCACCGACGTGGCCTGCGTCATCCACTTCGACCCGCCGGCCGACGAGAAGGACTACGTCCACCGCTCCGGCCGCACCGGCCGGGCCGGCGCCAGCGGCACCGTCGTGAGCCTCATCGGGGGCGAGCACCGCAAGACCGCCTCCCGGATGCAGCGCAAGCTGGGCCTGGGCACCAGCGGCCCGGTCACCCCCGACCTGACGGACTTCCCCGCCGTGCCCACCCCCGAGCCGGGCATGGCCCCGAAGCCCTTCGACCCCGTCGGCCCCAGCAACCAGCGCCGCGGCAACGGCCCCAAGCGCTCACACACGGGCGGTCCCCACAAGGGCGGCCCTCGTCGTCCGGGAGGTCCCCGCAAGGCCACCGCGGGTGCTTCCGCGGGCGGCCGCTCGAGCAACGGCCCCCGCAAGGCCAACGGGTCGGCCACCGGCGGTGGCAACACCCAGGGCGGCGCCCGCCGCAAGGGCACGCCCCGCAACGCCCCGCCCCGCAAGGCCGGCAGCGGCGGCCACCGCAAGGGCGGCGCACCTCGCGGCTGA
- a CDS encoding SDR family NAD(P)-dependent oxidoreductase, producing MGGIAVDGAHALVTGAGHGIGRATALALAERRALVHCADIDLAAAQKTAAAVEEAGGSALALEVDVADRDAVFAAAATLERPLDLLVNNAGVGMSGPFADTSLEDWDWILSINVGGVLNCCHAFGLPMVEAGHGQVVNVSSGLGYTPTATESAYVTTKAAVLALSRSLRADWHAAGVGVSAVCPGVIDTGIIERTRFTAPNGEDDRQRAATVFRRGHRPEAVAAAIVRAAERDQAVVPVGWESHLAWWLSRLAPVPLQEALTRRRPF from the coding sequence ATGGGCGGCATCGCGGTCGACGGCGCCCACGCCCTCGTCACCGGCGCCGGCCACGGCATCGGGCGGGCCACGGCCCTCGCCCTGGCCGAGCGCCGCGCCCTCGTGCACTGCGCCGACATCGACCTCGCCGCCGCCCAGAAGACGGCTGCCGCGGTCGAGGAGGCGGGCGGCAGCGCGCTGGCCCTCGAGGTCGACGTGGCCGACCGCGACGCCGTGTTCGCGGCGGCGGCCACGCTCGAGCGCCCCCTCGACCTGCTCGTCAACAACGCCGGCGTCGGCATGAGCGGCCCCTTCGCCGACACCTCCCTCGAGGACTGGGACTGGATCCTGTCCATCAACGTCGGCGGCGTCCTCAACTGCTGCCACGCCTTCGGCCTCCCCATGGTCGAGGCGGGCCACGGCCAGGTCGTCAACGTCTCCTCGGGGCTCGGGTACACGCCGACCGCCACCGAGTCCGCGTACGTCACCACCAAGGCTGCCGTGCTCGCGTTGTCGCGGAGCCTGCGGGCGGACTGGCATGCGGCCGGCGTCGGCGTGTCCGCCGTCTGCCCCGGGGTCATCGACACCGGCATCATCGAGCGCACCCGCTTCACGGCCCCGAACGGTGAGGACGACCGTCAGCGGGCCGCCACCGTGTTCCGACGCGGCCACCGTCCCGAGGCGGTCGCCGCCGCCATCGTCCGGGCCGCCGAGCGAGACCAGGCCGTGGTGCCCGTCGGGTGGGAGTCGCACCTGGCCTGGTGGCTCTCGCGCCTCGCCCCCGTCCCCCTGCAAGAGGCCCTCACCCGCCGCCGCCCGTTCTGA
- a CDS encoding MMPL family transporter, which produces MFSFLGHLAVRRRRALLVVTVVFVVAAGVIGGGVFDRLSTGGFLDPDSESSRAETYLDETFGAASPNVVLLVTAEGGDVDAPAAAAAGAELTEELAALDGVDAASSYWSLGSLAPLRSTDGSAALVLGVIGGSPDDVEVVVEAIDEELAGTYGDGAVTVAVGGQAEVFRQVGLTIEGDLARAESIAVPITMALLIVVFGGLVAALLPLGIGMVAVLGAFLVLWLVTSVADVSVFSINLVTALGLGLAIDYSLFVVSRFREELAAGRSTEAAVVRTVETAGRTVAFSGLTVAVSLSALLIFPLFFLRSFAYAGIGVILVAIITSVVSLPALLAVLGHRVDKGRLWKRRPAKPVGEGFWYRLAHAVMRRPLVVTVSVVAFLLFLGLPFFSVVFASPDHRVLPEGNPAREVSEQLETDFDSPEANAFPVVITEDVTDEQVDALATELSSHPDVARVDARTGHFIDGALLAGPDATTERFTAADAGEATWLSVVPTVEPASAEGEALVEDVRALDPGVDVLVGGGSAQQLDVKAAIFGLVPWAAAWIGIATFVLLFLMFGSLLVPLKALVLNLLSLSATFGAMVWVFQEGNGAGLLDFTATGLTDTTTPILMFCIAFGLSMDYEVFLLSRIKEEHDKGATNEESVALGLERTGRIVTAAALLLAVTFVAFASSGVTFIKLFGLGLALAVLMDATVVRATLVPALMKLAGDANWWAPAPLRRFQERFGLHEAPADGPSDEVVDLDEEGDGSIDGGSPDAQLEGDLATV; this is translated from the coding sequence ATGTTCAGCTTCCTGGGTCATCTCGCCGTCCGTCGCCGCCGGGCCCTGCTCGTGGTCACCGTCGTGTTCGTGGTGGCCGCCGGCGTCATCGGCGGCGGCGTGTTCGACCGCTTGTCCACCGGCGGCTTCCTCGACCCGGACAGCGAGTCCAGCCGGGCCGAGACGTACCTCGACGAGACATTCGGCGCCGCCTCGCCCAACGTCGTGCTGCTGGTGACGGCCGAGGGGGGCGACGTCGATGCCCCGGCGGCCGCCGCCGCCGGCGCCGAGCTCACCGAGGAGCTGGCCGCCCTCGACGGCGTCGACGCGGCGTCGTCCTACTGGTCGCTCGGGTCCCTGGCGCCGCTTCGCAGCACCGATGGCAGCGCCGCCCTGGTGCTCGGGGTGATCGGAGGGAGCCCGGACGACGTCGAGGTGGTGGTGGAGGCCATCGACGAGGAGCTGGCCGGCACCTACGGCGACGGCGCGGTCACCGTGGCGGTGGGCGGCCAGGCCGAGGTGTTCCGCCAGGTCGGCCTCACCATCGAGGGCGACCTCGCCCGCGCCGAGAGCATCGCCGTGCCCATCACCATGGCCCTGCTCATCGTCGTCTTCGGGGGCCTGGTGGCGGCGCTGCTGCCCCTGGGCATCGGCATGGTGGCGGTGCTCGGCGCCTTCCTGGTGCTCTGGCTGGTGACGAGCGTGGCCGACGTTTCGGTGTTCTCCATCAACCTCGTCACGGCGCTGGGCCTGGGCCTCGCCATCGACTACAGCCTGTTCGTGGTGTCGAGGTTCCGGGAGGAGCTCGCCGCCGGTCGCTCCACCGAGGCGGCCGTCGTCCGCACGGTCGAGACCGCCGGTCGCACCGTGGCCTTCAGCGGCCTGACCGTCGCGGTGTCGCTGTCGGCCCTGCTCATCTTCCCGCTGTTCTTCCTGCGCTCGTTCGCCTACGCCGGCATCGGCGTCATCCTCGTGGCCATCATCACCTCGGTGGTGAGCCTGCCGGCGCTGCTCGCGGTGCTGGGCCACCGGGTGGACAAGGGCCGGCTGTGGAAGCGCCGCCCCGCCAAGCCGGTGGGCGAGGGCTTCTGGTACCGCCTCGCCCACGCGGTGATGCGCCGACCCCTCGTGGTCACCGTGTCGGTGGTGGCCTTCCTGCTCTTTCTCGGCCTGCCGTTCTTCAGCGTGGTGTTCGCCAGCCCCGACCATCGGGTGCTGCCCGAGGGCAACCCCGCCCGCGAGGTGTCCGAGCAGCTCGAGACCGACTTCGACTCACCCGAGGCCAACGCCTTCCCGGTGGTGATCACCGAGGACGTCACCGACGAGCAGGTGGACGCGCTCGCCACCGAGCTGTCGAGCCACCCCGACGTGGCCCGGGTCGACGCCCGCACCGGCCACTTCATCGACGGCGCCCTGCTGGCCGGTCCCGACGCCACCACCGAGCGCTTCACCGCGGCCGACGCCGGCGAGGCCACCTGGTTGAGCGTCGTCCCCACGGTGGAGCCCGCCTCGGCCGAAGGGGAGGCACTGGTCGAGGACGTGCGCGCCCTCGACCCCGGGGTCGACGTCCTCGTGGGGGGCGGCTCGGCGCAGCAGCTCGACGTCAAGGCGGCCATCTTCGGGCTCGTCCCCTGGGCGGCGGCGTGGATCGGCATCGCCACCTTCGTCCTTCTGTTCCTGATGTTCGGGAGCCTGCTCGTGCCCCTCAAGGCGCTGGTCCTCAACCTCCTGAGCCTCAGCGCCACCTTCGGGGCCATGGTCTGGGTCTTCCAGGAGGGCAACGGCGCCGGCCTGCTCGACTTCACCGCCACGGGCCTGACGGACACGACGACGCCCATCCTCATGTTCTGCATCGCCTTCGGGCTCTCGATGGACTACGAGGTGTTCCTGCTCTCCCGCATCAAGGAGGAGCACGACAAGGGCGCCACCAACGAGGAGTCGGTGGCCCTCGGCCTCGAGCGCACGGGCCGGATCGTCACCGCCGCGGCGTTGCTCCTCGCGGTCACCTTCGTGGCCTTCGCCAGCTCGGGGGTCACCTTCATCAAGCTCTTCGGCCTCGGTCTGGCGCTGGCGGTCCTGATGGACGCGACGGTGGTCCGGGCCACGCTGGTGCCGGCGCTGATGAAGCTGGCGGGTGACGCCAATTGGTGGGCGCCGGCGCCGCTGCGCCGCTTCCAGGAGCGCTTCGGCCTGCACGAGGCCCCGGCCGACGGCCCCTCGGACGAGGTCGTCGACCTCGACGAGGAGGGCGACGGCTCGATCGACGGCGGCTCGCCGGACGCCCAGCTCGAGGGCGATCTGGCCACCGTCTGA
- a CDS encoding SDR family oxidoreductase: protein MALPPPTDDRTCLVTGASSGIGAEIARALAARGLGVTLVARREPELKALADELHAAHGVRAEVLPTDLADAAARAGLVERVADLGLAVDVLVNNAGFSTIGPIQDADPDDELRMVATNVDAVVHLCTLFVPGMVERGRGAVCNVASVGAFQPLPGQAGYAASKAFVLSYSHGIRQELVGTGVTVTALCPGPVRTGFVEAAGLSDDEASGSLPEIMWVPVEKVAADAVDGMAKGRPVVIPGVVNQLGAAGGYLLPRRLLLPILARQHPALKK, encoded by the coding sequence ATGGCCCTGCCCCCGCCCACCGACGACCGCACGTGCCTCGTCACGGGCGCCTCCTCGGGCATCGGCGCCGAGATCGCCCGGGCGCTCGCCGCCCGCGGCCTCGGCGTCACCCTGGTGGCCCGCCGCGAGCCCGAGCTGAAAGCACTGGCGGACGAGCTCCACGCCGCCCACGGGGTTCGGGCCGAGGTGTTGCCCACCGACCTCGCCGACGCCGCCGCCCGCGCCGGCCTCGTCGAACGGGTGGCCGACCTGGGCCTCGCCGTCGACGTCCTGGTCAACAACGCCGGCTTCTCCACCATCGGCCCCATTCAGGACGCCGACCCCGACGACGAGCTCCGGATGGTCGCCACCAACGTCGACGCCGTCGTCCACCTCTGCACCCTCTTCGTCCCCGGCATGGTCGAGCGGGGCCGGGGGGCGGTGTGCAACGTGGCCTCGGTGGGGGCCTTCCAGCCCCTTCCGGGCCAGGCCGGCTACGCCGCGTCCAAGGCCTTCGTCCTCTCGTACAGCCACGGCATCCGCCAGGAGCTCGTGGGCACGGGGGTCACCGTGACCGCCCTGTGCCCCGGCCCGGTGCGCACCGGATTCGTCGAGGCCGCCGGGCTGAGCGACGACGAGGCGTCCGGCTCGCTCCCCGAGATCATGTGGGTGCCCGTGGAGAAGGTGGCCGCCGACGCCGTGGACGGGATGGCCAAGGGGCGGCCGGTCGTCATCCCCGGCGTGGTCAACCAGCTCGGCGCCGCCGGCGGCTACCTGCTCCCCCGCCGCCTCCTGCTGCCGATCCTCGCCCGCCAGCACCCGGCGCTGAAGAAGTGA
- a CDS encoding MerR family transcriptional regulator, whose protein sequence is MAEYRVDDLARAAGTTVRNVRAYQDRGLLPPPRREGRVALYDDGHLARLRTIAELLGRGYSLANIAELLQGWAEGQDVAELVGLEVAVTGPWSDEVPEHFTAEELAALFPAAPDTEVGTMFDEALELGVIAVDGDRFLVHSPRELRAAAELVAAGIPLAAVLSAGRALRGEIDRVAERFVTLVTTHLFDPLGDVVPPEDVPRLAAAVQRLRPLGQRVVDAELARAMERHAKAQLGDRLERVLDQSALDEAG, encoded by the coding sequence ATGGCCGAGTACCGGGTCGACGACCTCGCCAGAGCGGCGGGCACCACCGTCCGCAACGTGCGGGCCTACCAGGACCGGGGCCTGCTGCCGCCGCCCCGCCGTGAGGGCCGGGTGGCGCTGTATGACGACGGCCACCTCGCCCGCCTGCGCACCATCGCCGAGCTGCTCGGGCGGGGGTACAGCCTCGCCAACATCGCCGAGCTGCTCCAGGGCTGGGCCGAGGGCCAGGACGTGGCCGAGCTCGTCGGCCTCGAGGTCGCGGTCACCGGGCCGTGGTCCGACGAGGTGCCCGAGCACTTCACCGCCGAGGAGCTGGCGGCGCTGTTCCCGGCGGCGCCCGACACCGAGGTGGGCACGATGTTCGACGAGGCCCTCGAGCTCGGCGTGATCGCCGTCGACGGCGACCGGTTCCTCGTGCACAGCCCCCGTGAGCTGCGGGCCGCCGCAGAGCTCGTGGCCGCCGGGATCCCCCTCGCCGCGGTCCTCTCGGCCGGTCGGGCGCTGCGGGGTGAGATCGACCGGGTGGCCGAGCGGTTCGTCACCCTGGTCACGACGCACCTGTTCGACCCGCTCGGCGACGTGGTCCCGCCCGAGGACGTGCCCCGCCTCGCCGCCGCGGTGCAGCGCCTGCGGCCCTTGGGCCAACGCGTCGTCGACGCCGAGTTGGCCCGGGCGATGGAGCGCCACGCCAAGGCCCAGCTCGGCGACCGCCTCGAGCGCGTGCTCGACCAGTCCGCCCTCGACGAGGCCGGTTAG
- a CDS encoding VOC family protein: MPERTSYAPGTPAWIDIGTDVDAAAAFYSALFGWTLVSAGPDAGGYGFFTDAAGKLIAGVGPQQSPGPPFWSHYVSVADVDETAAKVTAAGGTVVVPPMDVMEAGRMAVFQDTEGAFFSGWQPGATIGCEVVNEPGTFCWSELNTRDPEAAKAFYPQVFDWGVHTSAGPMEYSEWQLGGESIAGMMAMPPMVPAEVPAYWLVYFAVTDTDATVVKAKELGAMAMVEGMDTPAGRLAVLADPQGAAFAVIALPSA, encoded by the coding sequence ATGCCCGAACGCACCAGCTACGCCCCCGGAACCCCCGCCTGGATCGACATCGGAACCGACGTCGACGCCGCGGCGGCCTTCTACTCCGCGCTGTTCGGCTGGACCCTCGTGAGCGCCGGCCCGGACGCCGGCGGCTACGGCTTCTTCACCGACGCCGCCGGCAAGCTCATCGCCGGCGTGGGACCGCAGCAGAGCCCGGGCCCGCCGTTCTGGTCCCACTACGTGAGCGTGGCCGACGTCGACGAGACCGCCGCCAAGGTCACCGCCGCCGGCGGCACCGTGGTCGTCCCCCCGATGGACGTCATGGAGGCCGGCCGCATGGCGGTCTTCCAGGACACCGAGGGCGCCTTCTTCTCTGGCTGGCAGCCCGGGGCGACGATCGGCTGCGAGGTGGTGAACGAGCCCGGCACCTTCTGCTGGAGCGAGCTCAACACCCGCGACCCCGAGGCGGCCAAGGCCTTCTACCCGCAGGTGTTCGACTGGGGCGTGCACACCAGTGCCGGCCCGATGGAGTACAGCGAGTGGCAGCTCGGAGGCGAGAGCATCGCCGGGATGATGGCCATGCCGCCGATGGTGCCCGCCGAGGTGCCGGCCTACTGGCTCGTCTACTTCGCGGTGACGGACACCGACGCCACGGTCGTCAAGGCCAAGGAGCTGGGCGCGATGGCCATGGTCGAGGGCATGGACACGCCCGCTGGCCGCCTCGCCGTCCTCGCCGATCCGCAGGGCGCCGCCTTCGCCGTCATCGCCCTGCCCTCCGCCTAA
- a CDS encoding NAD(P)/FAD-dependent oxidoreductase, which translates to MHQDAARHRIVVIGAGFAGLGLGAKLRAEGIEDFVLLERGDDVGGTWRDNRYPGCQCDVASDLYSFSFAPNPDWSRTYSTQPEIQAYLRRCADDFGLRPHLRLRHTVLDAAWDADAALWRIATDHGPYEAEVLVSAHGGLSEPAYPDLAGLDTFEGTTLHSAAWPDTNGEGQALDLTGRVAVIGTGASAVQLVPHLQRTAAHLSVFQRTPGWVVPHTDRAVHPWERRLYRRFPIAQKLRRARIYLMNELLVFGMAKNPRLLRPIQRLATAHLRQQVADPELRRRLTPRFAPGCKRLLRSNEFYPALTADNVDLVTAPIVEVTPGGIVTDDGVKHKVDTLVFATGFRITDAPMAARVRGADGRTLAETWGATGPRAYLGTTVPGFPNLFLLSGPNTGIGHTSLVYMIESQLPYVLGAVRHLEATGAAAVELRPEVADRWDEELQAKLAPSVWNSGGCSSWYLHQNGRNPTLWPDFTFRFRRLTRRFDPENYRTLPFPAPPPAVPAPAVGTTSAEATA; encoded by the coding sequence ATGCATCAGGACGCCGCCCGCCACCGGATCGTGGTCATCGGCGCCGGCTTCGCCGGCCTCGGCCTCGGCGCCAAGCTGCGCGCCGAGGGCATCGAAGACTTCGTACTCCTCGAGCGGGGGGACGACGTCGGCGGCACCTGGCGGGACAACCGCTACCCCGGCTGCCAGTGCGACGTCGCCTCCGACCTCTACTCCTTCTCCTTCGCGCCCAACCCGGACTGGAGCCGCACCTACTCCACCCAGCCCGAGATCCAGGCCTACCTGCGCCGCTGCGCCGACGACTTCGGCCTGCGCCCCCACCTGCGCCTCCGCCACACCGTGCTCGACGCGGCGTGGGACGCCGACGCCGCCCTCTGGCGCATCGCCACCGACCACGGCCCCTACGAGGCCGAGGTGCTGGTCAGCGCCCACGGCGGGCTCAGCGAGCCGGCCTACCCCGACCTGGCCGGCCTCGACACGTTCGAGGGCACCACCCTGCACTCGGCGGCGTGGCCCGACACCAACGGGGAGGGCCAGGCCCTCGACCTCACCGGGCGGGTGGCCGTCATCGGCACCGGCGCCTCGGCCGTCCAGCTCGTCCCCCATCTCCAGCGCACGGCCGCCCACCTGAGCGTGTTCCAGCGCACCCCGGGCTGGGTGGTCCCCCACACCGACCGGGCCGTGCACCCGTGGGAGCGACGCCTCTACCGGCGGTTCCCGATCGCCCAGAAGCTGCGCCGGGCCCGGATCTACCTGATGAACGAGCTTCTGGTTTTCGGGATGGCCAAGAACCCCCGCCTCCTGCGGCCGATCCAGCGCCTGGCCACGGCCCACCTGCGCCAGCAGGTGGCCGACCCCGAGCTGCGCCGCCGCCTCACCCCCCGCTTCGCCCCCGGCTGCAAGCGCCTGCTCCGCTCGAACGAGTTCTACCCCGCCCTCACCGCCGACAACGTCGACCTCGTCACCGCTCCGATCGTCGAGGTGACGCCTGGGGGCATCGTCACCGACGACGGGGTGAAGCACAAGGTGGACACCCTCGTGTTCGCCACGGGGTTCCGCATCACCGACGCCCCGATGGCCGCCCGTGTGCGGGGCGCCGACGGCCGCACCCTGGCCGAGACCTGGGGTGCCACCGGCCCCCGGGCCTACCTCGGCACCACCGTGCCCGGCTTCCCCAACCTCTTCCTGCTGTCCGGGCCCAACACCGGCATCGGCCACACGTCGCTCGTCTACATGATCGAGTCGCAGCTGCCCTACGTGCTGGGCGCCGTCCGGCACCTCGAGGCCACCGGCGCCGCCGCGGTCGAGCTGCGGCCCGAGGTCGCCGACCGCTGGGACGAAGAGCTCCAGGCCAAGTTGGCGCCGTCGGTCTGGAACTCGGGGGGCTGCTCGAGCTGGTACCTCCACCAGAACGGGCGCAACCCGACGCTGTGGCCCGACTTCACCTTCCGCTTCCGCCGCCTCACCCGCCGCTTCGACCCTGAGAACTACCGCACCCTCCCGTTCCCCGCGCCACCTCCCGCCGTGCCGGCGCCTGCTGTGGGCACCACCAGTGCGGAGGCGACGGCCTGA
- a CDS encoding helix-turn-helix transcriptional regulator — MGSVHAAALLRHARVRRGLSQAELARRAGTSQPVISAYEHGRRDPGTATLRRLVGATGEQLELRLAPAVADIPPPVTREEHASRLVDVLLLADAVPTRRRGELSMPRLVSRG; from the coding sequence CTGGGGTCCGTGCACGCCGCCGCCCTCCTTCGCCACGCCCGGGTCCGCCGCGGCCTGAGCCAGGCGGAACTGGCCCGGCGGGCGGGCACCAGCCAGCCCGTCATCTCGGCCTACGAGCACGGTCGGCGCGATCCGGGCACGGCGACCTTGCGGCGGCTGGTCGGCGCCACCGGCGAGCAGCTCGAGTTGCGTCTCGCCCCCGCGGTAGCGGACATCCCGCCGCCGGTCACGCGTGAAGAGCACGCCAGCCGCCTGGTCGACGTGCTCCTGCTCGCCGACGCCGTCCCCACCCGCCGCCGCGGCGAGCTGTCGATGCCGCGGCTGGTGTCTCGAGGGTGA